From the Dermochelys coriacea isolate rDerCor1 chromosome 26, rDerCor1.pri.v4, whole genome shotgun sequence genome, one window contains:
- the NKX2-6 gene encoding homeobox protein Nkx-2.6 → MLPCPITSTPFSVKDILKLEQQSAQSGDPQGFLPQDLQEPPALQPPPACLRKKREAAYNSGDLPFPVEVDHRGNCRRREEEYELLRSSCEEDDDMDLSKSLAADSFETPEQKGDPCERPNPRQRRKPRVLFSQAQVFELERRFKQQKYLSAPEREHLASLLKLTSTQVKIWFQNRRYKCKRQRQDKSLEFSAHPLPPRRVAVPVLVRDGKPCLGGSQAYTAPYNVPVSPYSYNTYYSGYSNSPYSANYSGSYAGGPASAAPAGHIMNMSFSVSSAAQSQQSHLQATLQAGIRAW, encoded by the exons ATGCTGCCCTGTCCTATCACTTCCACCCCCTTCTCGGTCAAAGACATCTTAAAGCTGGAGCAGCAGAGCGCTCAGAGCGGGGACCCTCAGGGATTCCTCCCCCAGGATCTGCAAGAGCCTCCggccctgcagccaccccctgcttGCCTGCGCAAGAAACGAGAGGCTGCCTACAATTCTGGGGACCTTCCCTTCCCGGTGGAAGTCGATCATCGCGGAAATTGCAGGAGGCGTGAGGAGGAGTATGAGCTCCTGAGAAGCTCCTGTGAAGAAGACGACGACATGGACCTAA GCAAATCTCTGGCCGCGGACTCTTTCGAGACCCCGGAGCAGAAAGGTGACCCGTGCGAGCGGCCCAACCCAAGGCAGAGGCGGAAACCCAGGGTTTTGTTTTCTCAAGCTCAAGTTTTCGAGCTGGAAAGGCGGTTTAAACAGCAGAAGTACCTCTCGGCTCCGGAACGGGAGCATCTCGCCAGCCTGCTGAAACTCACCTCCACGCAAGTCAAGATCTGGTTCCAGAACAGGAGATACAAGTGCAAGCGCCAAAGGCAAGATAAATCGCTGGAGTTCTCTGcccatccccttcctcccaggAGAGTAGCGGTCCCTGTACTTGTCAGGGACGGCAAGCCCTGCCTTGGGGGCTCACAGGCTTACACGGCCCCTTATAACGTCCCGGTCAGCCCTTACTCCTACAACACCTACTACAGCGGTTACAGCAATAGCCCGTACAGCGCAAACTACAGCGGTAGTTACGCGGGGGGGCCCGCTAGTGCCGCGCCCGCCGGTCACATCATGAACATGAGCTTTAGTGTCTCCAGCGCTGCTCAGAGCCAGCAGAGTCACTTGCAAGCCACGCTGCAAGCAGGGATCAGGGCTTGGTAA